A single Desulfovibrio piger DNA region contains:
- a CDS encoding flavodoxin: MSKVLIVFGSSTGNTEGIAQKLEEIIAAAGHEVTLKNAADVDAAGLAKGYDAVLLGCSAWGDDELELQDDFIPLYENMEGMGLSGVRLAAFASGDSSYTHFCGAVDAIEARGKDLGARIVAEGLKVDGTASDAPDAVQEFAAAVLAAL; this comes from the coding sequence ATGAGCAAAGTCCTGATCGTTTTTGGTTCCAGCACCGGCAATACCGAGGGCATCGCCCAGAAACTGGAAGAGATCATCGCCGCCGCCGGCCATGAGGTCACGCTGAAAAACGCCGCCGACGTGGATGCCGCCGGTCTGGCCAAAGGCTATGATGCCGTGCTGCTGGGCTGCTCCGCCTGGGGCGATGACGAGCTGGAGCTGCAGGACGATTTCATCCCTCTTTATGAAAACATGGAAGGCATGGGCCTTTCGGGCGTCAGGCTGGCGGCGTTTGCCTCCGGCGACAGTTCCTACACGCATTTTTGCGGTGCGGTGGACGCCATCGAGGCCAGGGGCAAGGATCTGGGGGCGCGGATCGTGGCCGAGGGGCTGAAAGTGGACGGCACGGCCAGCGATGCCCCTGATGCCGTGCAGGAATTTGCGGCCGCTGTTCTGGCAGCATTGTAG
- a CDS encoding radical SAM protein, which translates to MATAKIEPHMVMADAQGNIYDDPDLLMVCRRGEEWGTPRPDELMPLPEESELFLLPGRRAVGLNPGTGEIERTEDLAVAAFAAPAHTLSAHPAYTSDADAPLLPLFAYGAVGFARGRFYICARKVDADQRQEFRHIPRSRIEKNVRALLRRFPGNRLVGHILEDCVMKYDCPAARNFALGRFEAPLPSSRTCNARCVGCISEQDKDSPINVTPQCRLTFTPTPEELAEVMSFHASRETKTPIYSFGQGCEGDPLMNPDLLVESVRLFRSRGGAGTVNCNTNASRTEAVERLARAGLSSIRVSLNSARPDVYERYYRPHGYSFDDVRRSIAVARQNGLWVSLNLLFFPGVTDSEGELEALARLVGENGVSMIQWRNLNIDPEWYLGLMRGIDHGPVMGLSLFMKRLKKLCPWLRFGYFNPYVGEKAELTAPLPGQWRMPDLSVADAPLAGPASEDAAGEADTEAEE; encoded by the coding sequence ATGGCAACAGCGAAGATCGAACCGCACATGGTCATGGCCGATGCCCAGGGCAATATCTACGATGATCCCGACCTGCTCATGGTCTGCCGCCGCGGCGAGGAATGGGGCACGCCCCGCCCTGACGAACTCATGCCCCTGCCCGAGGAGAGCGAGCTCTTCCTCCTGCCCGGCCGCCGGGCCGTGGGCCTGAATCCCGGGACCGGCGAGATAGAGCGCACCGAGGATCTGGCCGTGGCCGCCTTTGCCGCTCCGGCCCATACGCTCTCCGCCCATCCGGCCTACACCAGCGATGCCGACGCCCCCCTGCTGCCCCTGTTCGCCTACGGCGCCGTGGGTTTCGCCAGGGGACGCTTCTACATCTGCGCCCGCAAGGTGGATGCCGACCAGCGCCAGGAGTTCCGTCACATCCCGCGTTCCCGCATCGAAAAGAACGTGCGCGCCCTGCTGCGCCGGTTCCCCGGGAACCGGCTGGTGGGCCACATCCTCGAAGACTGCGTCATGAAGTACGACTGCCCGGCGGCCCGCAACTTCGCCCTGGGCCGCTTCGAGGCGCCCCTGCCCAGCTCGCGCACCTGCAATGCCCGCTGTGTGGGCTGCATCTCCGAGCAGGACAAGGATTCGCCCATCAACGTGACGCCCCAGTGCCGCCTGACCTTCACGCCCACCCCCGAAGAACTGGCGGAGGTCATGAGCTTCCATGCCAGCCGCGAGACGAAGACGCCCATCTATTCCTTCGGCCAGGGTTGTGAGGGCGACCCCCTCATGAATCCCGACCTGCTGGTGGAGAGCGTGCGCCTGTTCCGCAGCCGGGGCGGTGCGGGCACGGTCAACTGCAATACCAATGCCTCCCGCACCGAGGCCGTGGAGCGTCTGGCCAGGGCGGGCCTCTCCAGCATCCGCGTCAGCCTCAACAGCGCCCGCCCCGACGTCTACGAGCGCTATTACCGGCCCCACGGCTACAGCTTCGACGACGTGCGCCGCTCCATCGCCGTGGCCCGGCAGAACGGCCTCTGGGTCTCGCTGAACCTGCTCTTCTTCCCCGGCGTCACCGACAGCGAGGGCGAGCTGGAAGCCCTGGCCCGCCTGGTGGGCGAGAACGGCGTGAGCATGATCCAGTGGCGCAACCTCAACATCGACCCCGAATGGTATCTGGGCCTCATGCGCGGCATCGACCACGGTCCCGTCATGGGCCTCAGCCTGTTCATGAAGCGCCTGAAAAAGCTCTGCCCCTGGCTGCGCTTCGGCTACTTCAATCCCTATGTGGGCGAGAAGGCCGAGCTCACGGCCCCCCTGCCCGGACAGTGGCGGATGCCTGACCTCTCCGTGGCTGACGCGCCCCTGGCCGGGCCCGCTTCGGAAGATGCCGCCGGAGAGGCGGACACGGAAGCGGAAGAGTAG
- a CDS encoding AsmA-like C-terminal region-containing protein → MPEPSRRLRLFLRCLAALLLGILLLAGAAMVYVQHNSVAITHALLEDFTRRTGLALHVRSIGLSWLPPAVQADDVRIRGQELDIAVRTARLRPRLTALLQGRLELEYVALQNPVLSGSLPLPTLDLRKLSSAAGGGSGDAGALARLDGLLPGTLQIEIDQGNFSFQARDASSLRAGNLSCVLHLRGLRDVRGKLQAGLIRNLAAGEGTPVLDLENLLVEGRSRPLRFLSDTPRLRLRALLHLPPHLPRIRMNLDFTATAAGWQLDHDIQGDLMQDDEPIPFAVAGRLVQDRNAPQASVRRMLREVFLPDPQELAAAGKEDPAMPPAAAAPTAPAAGTAATASAPAAHAVPQPGLPAAGGTHPPIRLERIRLELDEDSATLDGNLTFDSRRGPVLNGSLQAHRLSLTRWLGFARGLAPGLQMALDNLTDSLLEFELDAEGLRVPCIVAHASGSRFTGSGGVARWAEPVVALDLTAPEVTLGRAIPEAVGTLPLQVHFPHGPLTSLRASRSTPLPSPDPATDLHIGYDIRLNARTVHYGPVTITGAAVVIEPGTPDKAGNGTAVIRATGDFYEGRLKGRCAIGGPTDMPTFDIDLRLDKIHGSKLSRDFDLIPVRRGMLSAQAAITSRGSDLDVFLKSMRGTVTAEGSKGLLPAGGKKSLPFDRLSLRLDLQSARRDLRPTPARAGFEGRWTASLEEEGLSLTQKLDGLVWFGGKEFVAWQELPGSLRLHLPSREKDLLPQGMDLDAGGLFSCAGPAGLKLKKATLSALGLQLKGDLDVGNGRGGLTWGGTVDLTARDLKHSLRQIRGSAPARLPASLNSLRLRGTASGTLDSLRLRDLRCGLGWQQVDGEAAVTWSGTPQLDLRLHAADFDLDRLLAELFPDQARSKGRNRAPGAPWDLRFMKAVEARGSLDVDRVRFMRLRMQKMRTRFSLKDGHLAVPALEGDFYNSRLRASGDFHFDRGLSYTTRVRALNIDLGAASNDRNDKRAVRGLASVESEMSAHLTGGGQMPAALSGTWGVAIINGSYQDRDKAGRPGGRPTRFQRLSASGNMQNGVARSSNIFYQDAEMRVRGGGRIDFNSEDLDCNLFVKTDRMQEFPVRVTGTLHDPKTSVSAGTAILYAVTSLTHGIFELLGGVMEGTWNLFR, encoded by the coding sequence ATGCCCGAACCATCCCGCCGCCTGCGTCTTTTCCTCCGCTGTCTGGCAGCCCTGCTGCTGGGCATCCTCCTGCTGGCCGGCGCGGCCATGGTCTATGTGCAGCACAATTCCGTGGCCATCACCCATGCCCTGCTGGAAGACTTCACCCGGCGCACGGGGCTCGCCCTGCATGTCAGATCCATCGGGCTCTCCTGGCTGCCTCCGGCCGTCCAGGCCGACGACGTGCGCATCCGCGGCCAGGAGCTGGACATCGCCGTGCGCACGGCCCGGCTGCGGCCCCGCCTGACGGCCCTGCTGCAGGGGCGGCTGGAGCTGGAGTACGTGGCCCTGCAGAATCCCGTGCTGTCCGGCAGCCTGCCGCTGCCCACACTGGATCTGCGCAAGCTTTCCTCCGCCGCCGGGGGCGGCAGCGGCGATGCCGGGGCCCTGGCCCGGCTGGACGGCCTGCTGCCCGGTACCCTCCAGATAGAGATAGACCAGGGCAATTTCTCCTTCCAGGCCCGGGACGCCTCGTCCCTGCGCGCGGGCAACCTTTCCTGCGTGCTGCATCTGCGCGGCCTCCGGGACGTGCGCGGCAAGCTGCAGGCAGGCCTTATCCGCAATCTGGCCGCCGGAGAGGGGACGCCCGTGCTGGACCTGGAGAACCTGCTGGTGGAAGGCCGCAGCCGTCCGCTCCGTTTCTTGAGCGATACCCCCCGCCTGCGCCTGCGGGCCCTGCTGCATCTGCCGCCCCACCTGCCCCGCATACGCATGAACCTCGATTTCACGGCCACGGCCGCGGGCTGGCAGCTGGATCACGACATCCAGGGCGACCTGATGCAGGACGACGAGCCCATCCCCTTTGCCGTGGCCGGACGTCTTGTGCAGGACAGGAACGCGCCGCAGGCCTCGGTACGGCGCATGCTGCGCGAGGTCTTCCTGCCCGATCCGCAGGAGCTGGCCGCCGCCGGGAAGGAAGACCCGGCGATGCCCCCCGCTGCGGCGGCCCCCACAGCACCGGCCGCCGGTACCGCCGCCACGGCATCCGCCCCCGCAGCCCATGCGGTCCCCCAGCCCGGCCTGCCCGCCGCGGGCGGCACGCATCCGCCCATACGCCTGGAACGCATCCGGCTGGAGCTGGACGAGGACAGCGCCACCCTCGACGGCAACCTGACTTTCGACAGCCGGCGGGGCCCTGTCCTCAACGGCAGCCTGCAGGCCCACCGCCTGAGCCTGACACGCTGGCTGGGCTTTGCCCGCGGGCTGGCCCCGGGCCTGCAGATGGCCCTGGACAACCTCACGGACAGCCTCCTGGAATTCGAGCTGGACGCCGAGGGCCTGCGCGTGCCCTGTATCGTGGCCCATGCCTCGGGTTCGCGCTTCACCGGTTCCGGCGGCGTGGCCCGCTGGGCCGAGCCGGTGGTGGCCCTGGACCTGACCGCCCCGGAAGTCACGCTGGGCCGGGCCATCCCGGAAGCCGTGGGCACCCTGCCCCTGCAGGTCCATTTCCCGCACGGTCCCCTGACCAGCCTGCGGGCCTCGCGCTCCACGCCGCTGCCGTCGCCCGATCCCGCCACGGACCTGCACATCGGCTATGACATCCGCCTCAATGCCCGCACCGTGCACTACGGCCCTGTGACCATCACCGGCGCGGCCGTGGTCATCGAACCCGGCACACCGGACAAGGCGGGCAACGGCACGGCCGTGATCCGCGCCACGGGCGACTTTTACGAAGGCCGCCTCAAGGGCCGCTGCGCCATCGGCGGCCCCACGGACATGCCCACCTTCGACATCGACCTGCGCCTGGACAAGATCCACGGCAGCAAGCTGTCCAGGGATTTCGACCTCATCCCCGTGCGGCGCGGCATGCTGTCCGCCCAGGCGGCCATCACCAGCCGGGGCAGCGACCTGGATGTATTCCTGAAGAGCATGCGCGGCACGGTCACGGCCGAGGGCAGCAAGGGCCTGCTGCCCGCCGGAGGCAAAAAGAGCCTGCCCTTCGACAGGCTCTCGCTGCGCCTCGACCTGCAAAGCGCCCGCCGCGACCTGCGCCCCACGCCGGCCCGGGCCGGTTTCGAAGGCCGCTGGACGGCCTCGCTGGAAGAGGAGGGCCTGTCCCTGACCCAGAAGCTGGACGGCCTCGTCTGGTTCGGCGGCAAGGAGTTCGTGGCCTGGCAGGAGCTGCCCGGCTCCCTGCGCCTGCACCTGCCGTCCCGCGAAAAGGATCTGCTGCCCCAGGGCATGGATCTGGACGCCGGCGGCCTGTTCAGCTGCGCGGGCCCTGCCGGTCTGAAGCTGAAAAAGGCCACGCTCTCGGCACTGGGCCTGCAGCTCAAGGGCGACCTGGACGTCGGCAACGGACGCGGCGGCCTGACCTGGGGCGGGACCGTGGACCTCACCGCCCGCGACCTGAAGCACAGCCTCCGGCAGATACGGGGCAGCGCGCCCGCCCGCCTGCCCGCCTCCCTCAACAGCCTGCGCCTCAGGGGCACGGCCTCCGGTACCCTGGACAGCCTGCGCCTCAGGGATCTGCGCTGCGGCCTGGGCTGGCAGCAGGTGGACGGCGAGGCTGCCGTGACCTGGAGCGGCACGCCGCAGCTGGACCTGCGCCTGCACGCCGCGGACTTCGACCTGGACCGTCTGCTGGCGGAGCTCTTTCCCGACCAGGCCCGCAGCAAGGGGCGGAACAGGGCCCCGGGCGCTCCCTGGGACCTGCGCTTCATGAAGGCCGTGGAGGCCCGGGGGAGCCTGGACGTGGACAGGGTGCGCTTCATGCGTCTGCGCATGCAAAAGATGCGCACCCGTTTCAGCCTCAAGGACGGCCACCTTGCCGTGCCTGCCCTGGAGGGCGATTTCTACAATTCGCGCCTGCGTGCCTCGGGCGATTTCCACTTCGACCGCGGCCTGAGCTACACCACCAGGGTCAGGGCCCTGAACATCGACCTCGGCGCCGCCAGCAACGACCGCAACGACAAGCGCGCCGTGCGGGGCCTGGCCTCGGTGGAATCGGAGATGAGCGCCCATCTGACCGGCGGCGGCCAGATGCCCGCGGCCCTTTCCGGCACCTGGGGCGTGGCCATCATCAACGGCAGCTACCAGGACCGCGACAAGGCCGGACGGCCCGGCGGCAGGCCCACCCGCTTCCAGCGCCTCAGCGCCTCGGGCAACATGCAGAACGGCGTGGCCCGCAGCAGCAACATCTTTTATCAGGATGCCGAGATGCGCGTGCGCGGCGGCGGCCGCATCGACTTCAACAGCGAGGACCTGGACTGCAACCTCTTCGTCAAGACCGACCGCATGCAGGAGTTCCCCGTGCGCGTGACCGGCACGCTCCACGATCCCAAGACCTCGGTCAGCGCGGGCACGGCCATCCTCTACGCCGTCACCAGCCTGACCCACGGCATCTTCGAACTGCTGGGCGGTGTCATGGAAGGCACCTGGAACCTTTTCCGCTGA
- a CDS encoding adenylate kinase — translation MNILIFGPNGSGKGTQGNLVKAKYNLAHIESGAIFREHIGGGTELGKKAKEYIDRGDLVPDDITIPMVLETLKTKGKDGWLLDGFPRNMVQAQKLWEALQAEGLKLDYVIEILLPREIAKNRIMGRRLCKENNNHPNNIFIDAIKPNGDRCRVCGGELSTRSDDQDEAAINKRHDIYYDTKNGTLAAAYFFKNLAAEGKTKYIELNGEGSIDSIKETLISQLN, via the coding sequence ATGAATATCCTCATCTTTGGTCCCAACGGCAGCGGCAAGGGCACCCAGGGCAATCTGGTCAAGGCCAAGTACAATCTTGCTCACATCGAATCCGGCGCCATCTTCCGTGAACACATCGGCGGCGGCACCGAACTGGGCAAAAAGGCCAAGGAATACATCGATCGCGGCGACCTGGTGCCCGACGACATCACCATCCCCATGGTGCTGGAGACCCTGAAGACCAAGGGCAAGGACGGCTGGCTGCTGGACGGCTTCCCCCGCAACATGGTGCAGGCCCAGAAACTGTGGGAAGCCCTGCAGGCCGAAGGTCTGAAACTGGACTACGTCATCGAGATCCTGCTGCCCCGCGAGATCGCCAAGAACCGCATCATGGGCCGTCGCCTGTGCAAGGAAAACAACAACCATCCCAACAACATTTTCATCGACGCCATCAAGCCCAACGGTGACAGGTGCCGCGTCTGTGGCGGTGAGCTTTCCACCCGTTCCGACGACCAGGACGAAGCCGCCATCAACAAGCGTCACGACATCTACTACGACACCAAGAACGGCACCCTGGCCGCGGCCTACTTCTTCAAGAACCTGGCCGCCGAAGGCAAGACCAAATACATCGAGCTCAATGGCGAAGGCAGCATCGACTCCATCAAGGAGACCCTGATCTCCCAGCTGAACTAG
- a CDS encoding ABC transporter ATP-binding protein, whose translation MLEIQDLHVSVHGTPVLKGIDLKVEAGETFILFGPNGSGKTTLLMTLMGFSGYEVTRGKIIFKGHDITYAPMYERARLGIGMSFQRPPTIHGLPTGKMVELCGRGRAMDIPAMARRVHFDTFLDRDVNAGFSGGEIKRSELLQLMAQQPSLLLFDEPESGVDLENMALVGKTVRKLLDGVPDCCSATLREQGRKRSTSGLIITHTGHILEYVNADRGQVMYHGKLCCEARPRVILDHIAQHGYQECLRCLAGDMYGKIAEAPLA comes from the coding sequence ATGCTTGAGATCCAAGACCTGCACGTTTCCGTCCACGGCACGCCGGTGCTCAAGGGCATCGACCTGAAGGTGGAAGCGGGCGAAACCTTTATCCTGTTCGGCCCCAACGGCTCCGGCAAGACCACCCTGCTCATGACGCTGATGGGCTTTTCCGGCTATGAGGTGACCCGGGGCAAGATCATCTTCAAGGGCCACGACATCACCTACGCCCCCATGTACGAGCGCGCCCGCCTGGGCATCGGCATGTCCTTCCAGCGGCCGCCCACCATCCACGGCCTGCCCACGGGCAAGATGGTGGAACTGTGCGGCCGCGGCCGCGCCATGGACATCCCCGCCATGGCCAGACGTGTGCATTTCGACACCTTCCTCGACCGTGACGTCAATGCCGGCTTCTCCGGCGGCGAGATCAAACGCTCCGAACTGCTGCAGCTCATGGCCCAGCAGCCCAGCCTGCTGCTCTTCGATGAACCGGAATCGGGCGTGGATCTGGAAAACATGGCCCTGGTGGGCAAGACCGTGCGCAAGCTGCTGGACGGCGTGCCCGACTGCTGTAGCGCCACCCTGCGCGAGCAGGGGCGCAAGCGTTCCACCAGCGGGCTCATCATCACCCACACCGGCCACATCCTTGAATATGTCAATGCCGACCGCGGGCAGGTCATGTATCACGGCAAACTCTGCTGTGAAGCGCGCCCGCGCGTCATCCTCGACCATATCGCCCAGCACGGCTACCAGGAATGCCTGCGCTGCCTGGCCGGCGACATGTACGGCAAAATCGCGGAGGCTCCCCTGGCATGA
- a CDS encoding SufB/SufD family protein, with the protein MSSIDLSRFNFSGGENAAPIEDLTRLPREDQQRLVLAGIDVHDDKVSGAFMQLNHADVHCTTRQEGLELMDIRAALKKFDGLPQYYWKLLDPDKDEITRMAREHLNGGYFVRARKGVKISQPVQSCMFIKGNAAGQAVHNIVVVEEGAELNILGGCATSQHSNDAAHLGITEYYVEKGGKLTFTMIHNWGDSTTVRPRSAGVVEAGGVFQNNYILLKSVGSLQSYPRIDLNGEGAVATFNSVIVTPTGSHVDSGSAIHLNAPHTRGEIISRTLTTGGTIINRGFIGASATPVKGHLECKGLIVGGGRVHAIPELDSCRDGVELSHEAAVGKIAQEEIEYLMARGLDEDEATSTIVRGFLNVDIMGLPAPLKKAMDEQINKLNAGGAM; encoded by the coding sequence ATGAGCAGCATCGACCTTTCCCGTTTCAACTTCAGCGGCGGCGAGAACGCCGCCCCCATCGAAGACCTGACCCGCCTGCCCCGGGAAGACCAGCAGCGCCTGGTCCTGGCCGGCATCGACGTGCACGACGACAAGGTCAGCGGCGCCTTCATGCAGCTCAACCACGCCGACGTGCACTGCACCACCCGGCAGGAAGGCCTGGAACTCATGGACATCCGCGCGGCCCTCAAGAAATTCGACGGCCTGCCGCAGTATTACTGGAAGCTGCTCGATCCCGACAAGGACGAGATCACCCGCATGGCCCGCGAACACCTCAACGGCGGCTACTTCGTGCGCGCCCGCAAGGGCGTGAAGATCAGCCAGCCCGTGCAGTCCTGCATGTTCATCAAGGGCAATGCCGCCGGACAGGCCGTGCACAACATCGTGGTGGTGGAAGAAGGCGCCGAGCTCAACATCCTGGGCGGCTGCGCCACCTCCCAGCACAGCAACGACGCCGCGCATCTGGGCATCACCGAATACTATGTGGAAAAGGGCGGCAAGCTCACCTTCACCATGATCCACAACTGGGGCGACTCCACCACCGTGCGGCCGCGCTCGGCGGGCGTGGTGGAAGCCGGGGGCGTGTTCCAGAACAACTACATCCTGCTCAAGAGCGTGGGCAGCCTGCAGTCCTATCCCCGCATCGACCTCAACGGCGAAGGCGCCGTGGCCACCTTCAACTCGGTCATCGTGACGCCCACGGGCTCCCATGTGGACAGCGGCAGCGCCATCCATCTCAACGCGCCCCATACCCGCGGCGAGATCATCTCCCGCACCCTGACCACCGGCGGCACCATCATCAACCGCGGTTTCATCGGCGCCTCGGCCACTCCGGTCAAGGGCCATCTGGAGTGCAAGGGACTCATCGTGGGCGGCGGCCGCGTGCACGCCATCCCCGAACTGGACAGCTGCCGCGACGGCGTGGAACTCTCCCACGAAGCCGCCGTGGGCAAGATCGCCCAGGAAGAGATCGAATACCTCATGGCCCGCGGTCTGGACGAGGACGAAGCCACCTCCACCATCGTGCGCGGCTTCCTCAACGTGGACATCATGGGCCTGCCCGCGCCCCTGAAGAAGGCCATGGACGAACAGATCAACAAGCTCAACGCCGGCGGCGCCATGTAA
- the eutC gene encoding ethanolamine ammonia-lyase subunit EutC, translated as MATRQDALAGAAPAIVTPDPWEELRRFTDARIGLGHCGVSLPVKRWLEFRLAHARARDAVMTPLDEERVRAGLAAHGLECLSLGSAVADRNEYLTRPDKGRRLSVASRQLLDAWTDAHPGSAPDVSVVICDGLSARAVHENAVPFASRFLEEAAAAGLSAAPVALVKFGRVAVGDDVAALLNARLVVVLVGERPGLSSPDSLGVYMTYAPTPGLTDEARNCISNVRAAGLPVEEAVRKLCYLVENALARRLSGVALKDDVPPGYLPFAGMRALG; from the coding sequence ATGGCAACTAGGCAGGATGCGCTCGCGGGCGCCGCGCCCGCCATCGTGACGCCGGATCCCTGGGAAGAGCTGCGCCGCTTCACCGATGCGCGCATCGGTCTGGGGCATTGCGGGGTGAGCCTGCCCGTGAAACGCTGGCTGGAATTCCGTCTGGCCCATGCCCGCGCCCGGGATGCCGTCATGACGCCGCTGGATGAGGAGCGGGTGCGCGCCGGTCTGGCCGCCCACGGTCTGGAGTGCCTGTCCCTGGGCAGCGCCGTGGCGGACAGGAACGAATACCTGACCCGGCCGGACAAGGGGCGCCGCCTTTCCGTGGCCTCGCGGCAGCTGCTGGATGCCTGGACGGACGCGCATCCCGGCAGCGCGCCGGACGTGAGCGTGGTCATCTGTGACGGTCTGTCCGCGCGGGCCGTGCACGAGAACGCCGTGCCCTTCGCCTCCCGTTTTCTGGAAGAAGCGGCCGCTGCCGGGCTCAGTGCCGCGCCGGTGGCTCTGGTGAAATTCGGCCGCGTGGCTGTGGGCGACGATGTGGCGGCCCTGCTCAACGCACGGCTGGTGGTCGTGCTGGTGGGCGAACGCCCCGGCCTCAGCTCGCCCGACTCGCTGGGCGTCTATATGACCTACGCGCCCACGCCCGGCCTGACCGACGAGGCCCGCAACTGCATCTCCAACGTGCGTGCCGCGGGCCTGCCCGTGGAGGAGGCCGTGCGCAAGCTCTGCTATCTGGTGGAGAACGCCCTTGCCCGCCGCCTGTCCGGCGTGGCGCTCAAGGACGACGTGCCGCCCGGCTATCTGCCGTTCGCCGGGATGCGGGCATTGGGATAG
- a CDS encoding ethanolamine ammonia-lyase subunit EutB, with protein MNERSLRELLAKASPLRSGDVLAGIAAENEEERIRAQMALADVPLKRFLSECVVPYETDEITRLILDSHDARAFAPVSSFTVGQLRDWLLTPAADTAALTALAPGLTPEMVAAASKLMRIQDLVLVASKCGVVTRFRDTIGLPGRFSSRLQPNHPTDDARGVLASIIDGLQYGSGDAVIGINPASDSLPAIGRLLHLLDDVIARYGIPTQSCVLTHVTNTLEMIRRGVPVDLCFQSIAGTEKANASFGISLSLLDEAWDATLSLKRGTVGDNVMYFETGQGSALSAGAHFGVDQQTLECRAYAVARRYRPLLVNTVVGFIGPEYLFNGRQIIRAGLEDHCCGKLLGLPMGEDVCYTNHAEADQDDMDMLLTLLGVAGCNFVMGIPGADDIMLGYQSTSFHDVAWLRRVLGKRPAPEFEEWLERTGILSAAGELLPPGGRRGMAALGRELEEGRHGN; from the coding sequence GTGAACGAACGTTCCTTGCGCGAACTGCTGGCCAAGGCGTCCCCCCTGCGCTCGGGGGACGTGCTGGCCGGCATCGCGGCCGAGAATGAGGAAGAGCGCATCCGGGCCCAGATGGCCCTGGCCGATGTGCCCCTGAAGCGCTTCCTGTCGGAATGCGTGGTGCCGTACGAGACGGACGAGATCACCCGGCTCATCCTGGACAGCCATGACGCGCGGGCCTTCGCGCCGGTCAGCTCCTTCACGGTGGGCCAGCTGCGTGACTGGCTGCTGACCCCTGCCGCGGATACGGCGGCCCTGACGGCACTGGCGCCGGGCCTGACCCCGGAGATGGTGGCCGCGGCCAGCAAGCTCATGCGCATCCAGGATCTGGTGCTGGTGGCCTCCAAGTGCGGCGTGGTGACGCGCTTCCGCGATACCATCGGCCTGCCGGGGCGTTTTTCCTCGCGCCTGCAGCCCAACCATCCCACCGATGACGCGCGCGGCGTGCTGGCCTCCATCATCGACGGCCTGCAATACGGTTCCGGCGACGCGGTCATCGGCATCAACCCGGCATCGGACAGCCTGCCCGCCATCGGGCGCCTGCTCCATCTGCTGGACGATGTCATCGCCCGTTACGGCATCCCCACCCAGAGCTGCGTGCTGACCCACGTCACCAATACCCTGGAGATGATCCGGCGCGGCGTGCCCGTGGACCTCTGTTTCCAGTCCATCGCCGGCACGGAAAAGGCCAATGCCAGTTTCGGCATCTCCCTGTCCCTGCTGGACGAGGCCTGGGACGCCACCCTTTCCCTGAAGCGCGGCACGGTGGGAGACAATGTCATGTATTTCGAGACCGGTCAGGGCAGCGCGCTTTCCGCCGGGGCCCACTTCGGCGTGGACCAGCAGACCCTGGAATGCCGCGCCTATGCCGTGGCCCGGCGTTACCGCCCCCTGCTGGTCAATACGGTGGTGGGCTTCATCGGGCCGGAATACCTGTTCAACGGCAGGCAGATCATCCGCGCCGGTCTGGAGGACCATTGCTGCGGCAAGCTGCTGGGCCTGCCCATGGGCGAGGACGTCTGCTACACCAACCACGCCGAGGCCGACCAGGACGACATGGACATGCTCCTGACCCTGCTGGGCGTGGCAGGCTGCAATTTCGTCATGGGCATCCCCGGCGCCGACGACATCATGCTGGGCTACCAGTCCACGTCCTTCCACGATGTGGCCTGGCTGCGCCGGGTGCTGGGCAAGCGGCCCGCACCGGAATTCGAGGAATGGCTGGAGCGCACGGGCATCCTGTCCGCCGCGGGCGAGCTGCTGCCGCCCGGCGGGCGCCGGGGCATGGCCGCGCTGGGCCGGGAACTGGAGGAGGGCCGTCATGGCAACTAG